From Clostridiales bacterium, the proteins below share one genomic window:
- a CDS encoding MBL fold metallo-hydrolase: protein MRIKWFGHSCFEIHGTDGVTIVTDPFDSSVGYRLPDTRADIVTVSHDHFDHNYIHAVKGDFKVIKKVGNFQVKDINIKGIASFHDNVNGEKRGSNIIYVFGIDGMNVCHLGDLGHILDARQLNSIGKIDVLFIPVGGNFTIDAKTAVKVVSQLNPAIVIPMHYKTPMVQMPIDTADKFIEMMGNAEKSDKRTIEIKKDDLKGSKKVYILRYE from the coding sequence ATGAGAATAAAATGGTTTGGGCATTCATGCTTTGAAATCCACGGTACTGATGGCGTGACAATCGTAACGGACCCTTTTGACAGCAGCGTGGGATACAGGTTGCCGGATACAAGGGCGGATATAGTTACCGTAAGCCATGATCATTTTGATCATAATTATATCCATGCGGTAAAGGGTGATTTCAAGGTAATAAAAAAAGTGGGAAACTTTCAGGTCAAGGATATAAATATAAAAGGTATTGCATCTTTCCATGATAATGTAAACGGTGAAAAGAGAGGAAGCAATATAATATATGTCTTTGGCATTGATGGGATGAATGTATGCCATTTAGGTGATCTCGGGCATATACTTGATGCCAGGCAATTGAATTCGATAGGGAAAATAGATGTTTTGTTCATTCCTGTGGGAGGTAATTTCACAATAGATGCAAAGACAGCTGTGAAGGTTGTATCTCAGTTGAACCCAGCTATAGTAATCCCCATGCACTATAAAACTCCTATGGTTCAGATGCCTATTGATACGGCTGACAAATTTATTGAAATGATGGGCAATGCGGAGAAAAGCGATAAGCGCACCATAGAGATCAAAAAGGATGATCTTAAGGGATCGAAAAAAGTGTACATTTTAAGATACGAATAA
- a CDS encoding ABC transporter ATP-binding protein: protein MIQIEDVSKSYGGSETKAVDGLDLNIEDGEIFGFLGPNGAGKTTTIKMMTGILNPDSGSIKINGYDIAKDTIKAKMQFGYVPDNPDMYNKLKGIEYLNFMADVYEVSLNLRKERMTSLLERFELSDAVYDLLQSYSHGMKQKIIVIGALLHNPSVWILDEPMTGLDPKSSFTLKEMMREHTLQGKTVFFSTHVLEVAEKLCDRIGIINKGKLIFCGSMDEIREYAKGDESLENIFLEMTEK, encoded by the coding sequence ATGATACAAATAGAAGATGTTTCAAAAAGTTATGGAGGAAGCGAAACGAAGGCCGTAGATGGCCTTGACCTCAATATAGAGGATGGGGAGATATTCGGATTTTTAGGGCCGAATGGCGCGGGAAAGACGACAACGATCAAAATGATGACAGGAATATTGAATCCTGACAGCGGCAGCATAAAGATAAACGGGTATGATATTGCAAAAGATACTATAAAAGCCAAGATGCAGTTTGGATATGTTCCGGATAACCCGGATATGTATAATAAACTAAAGGGCATAGAATATCTGAATTTTATGGCTGATGTGTATGAAGTCTCTTTAAACTTAAGGAAAGAGAGAATGACATCGTTGCTTGAAAGGTTTGAACTGTCGGATGCCGTATATGATCTGTTGCAGAGCTATTCTCACGGCATGAAGCAAAAAATCATCGTTATCGGAGCGCTGCTCCATAATCCTTCTGTATGGATACTCGACGAGCCCATGACAGGTCTTGATCCCAAGTCATCTTTTACGCTGAAGGAAATGATGCGCGAACATACCCTTCAGGGGAAAACGGTATTCTTTTCCACCCATGTACTTGAAGTCGCAGAAAAGTTATGTGACAGGATAGGAATTATAAACAAAGGGAAACTTATATTCTGCGGCAGCATGGATGAGATAAGAGAATATGCGAAGGGTGACGAATCCTTAGAGAATATATTCCTGGAGATGACTGAAAAATGA
- the argS gene encoding arginine--tRNA ligase: protein MADITGIVRENVQGAVMDSLKESIKKGEINITDIPEIMLEVPRQKEHGDLATNIAMLLSKQAKKPPRVIAETILKNIDIDNTYIKNIEIAGPGFINFKLKDDWLYEGLKIIQRERDNYGKCNIGNGKRIQVEFVSANPTGPMHIGNARGGAIGDILAEVLKWAGYDVEKEFYVNDAGNQIEKFGRSLEARYLQLFGIEAKIPEDGYQGEDIMEHAKRFKEINGDKYLNAKPDERRKALVDYALKINIDRMKKDLEAFGVKFDVWFSEKSLYDNGDIEDTIKFFKESGNTYEKDDAVWFKATDFGVEKDEVLVRTNGIPTYFAGDVAYHRNKFIVRKFDKVIDILGADHYGHVPRMKGAMAALGVKSGSLEVIIMQLVRLIRNGKVTRMSKRRGQIFTLSDLIEEVGKDAARFFFDLRSADTHLEFDLDLAVEKSNENPVYYVQYAHARICSILKQLDDEHIAFPEISSVKFDLLKENNEIELIKKLAEFPDELAQSANTLDPSRITKYVIDLASCFHTFYNSCRVKGADENLMYARMVLIDSVRIVIENCLSILGVSAPERM from the coding sequence ATGGCTGATATAACGGGTATCGTAAGGGAAAACGTACAGGGCGCGGTAATGGATTCCCTTAAAGAATCGATTAAAAAGGGAGAAATCAATATTACGGATATACCTGAAATAATGCTCGAGGTTCCCAGGCAGAAAGAACATGGCGATCTTGCGACTAATATCGCTATGCTTCTTTCAAAGCAGGCGAAGAAACCTCCGAGGGTGATCGCTGAAACAATACTGAAGAATATAGATATCGATAATACGTATATAAAAAACATCGAAATCGCGGGCCCGGGTTTTATTAATTTTAAATTGAAGGATGACTGGCTGTATGAAGGGCTTAAAATAATACAGCGTGAAAGAGATAATTATGGAAAGTGCAATATAGGCAATGGCAAAAGGATACAGGTGGAATTTGTAAGTGCAAATCCCACAGGACCGATGCATATCGGGAATGCAAGGGGAGGAGCCATAGGCGATATTCTGGCGGAAGTTTTGAAATGGGCAGGATACGATGTGGAGAAAGAGTTTTACGTAAATGATGCCGGAAATCAGATAGAGAAATTCGGAAGGTCCCTTGAAGCAAGATATCTACAGCTTTTTGGAATTGAGGCAAAAATTCCGGAAGACGGGTATCAGGGTGAGGACATAATGGAACATGCTAAAAGATTCAAAGAGATAAATGGGGATAAGTATCTGAATGCAAAGCCTGACGAAAGGCGAAAGGCTCTTGTGGATTATGCCTTAAAGATAAATATCGACAGGATGAAGAAGGATCTGGAAGCTTTCGGTGTCAAATTCGATGTATGGTTTTCTGAGAAGAGTCTTTATGATAACGGTGATATAGAAGATACTATAAAATTTTTCAAGGAATCGGGGAATACTTATGAAAAAGATGATGCTGTTTGGTTTAAGGCTACCGATTTCGGAGTCGAGAAGGATGAAGTTTTAGTAAGGACAAATGGAATTCCTACATATTTTGCCGGGGACGTTGCATATCACCGGAATAAATTTATTGTAAGGAAGTTTGACAAGGTTATAGACATATTGGGCGCGGATCATTATGGCCACGTACCAAGGATGAAGGGTGCCATGGCAGCATTGGGCGTTAAAAGCGGATCCCTTGAGGTTATTATAATGCAGCTTGTAAGGCTTATAAGAAACGGCAAGGTTACAAGGATGTCGAAGAGAAGAGGCCAGATATTTACGCTGTCGGACCTTATTGAAGAAGTCGGGAAGGATGCTGCAAGGTTTTTCTTCGATTTGAGGTCTGCAGATACCCATCTTGAGTTTGATCTGGATCTTGCAGTTGAAAAATCCAACGAGAATCCAGTATACTATGTCCAATATGCTCATGCCAGAATCTGCAGCATATTAAAACAGCTTGATGATGAACATATCGCTTTCCCTGAAATATCTTCCGTAAAATTTGATTTGTTGAAGGAAAACAATGAGATTGAGCTCATTAAAAAGCTTGCAGAGTTTCCGGATGAGCTGGCTCAGTCGGCAAACACGCTGGATCCGAGCAGGATAACGAAATATGTTATAGATCTTGCGTCCTGTTTTCATACATTTTATAACAGCTGCAGAGTGAAGGGTGCAGATGAAAATTTGATGTATGCGAGGATGGTGCTTATCGATTCCGTAAGGATTGTTATTGAAAATTGTTTAAGTATACTCGGCGTCAGCGCACCGGAGAGAATGTAA
- a CDS encoding DUF1934 domain-containing protein, giving the protein MNKKVIVNVKSKQVIDGEDEKIELITTGKFYKKESSYFVVYDETEISGMEGTTTTVKIDDDQVDLIRFGTISAKLGFKKGKKDISLYKTPFGITELVINPSLVDINVGDEGGEVKLLYELEMCGYNASSNELYIKIQKSN; this is encoded by the coding sequence TTGAATAAAAAGGTCATTGTAAATGTAAAAAGCAAACAAGTTATAGATGGCGAAGACGAAAAAATCGAGCTGATAACGACAGGTAAATTTTATAAAAAGGAAAGTTCATATTTTGTCGTATACGATGAGACCGAAATATCCGGTATGGAAGGGACTACAACGACTGTTAAAATAGATGATGATCAAGTTGACCTTATAAGATTTGGCACGATAAGTGCAAAATTGGGTTTTAAAAAAGGTAAAAAGGATATAAGCTTGTACAAGACACCGTTTGGAATAACAGAGCTTGTTATAAACCCTTCTTTAGTTGATATAAATGTGGGGGATGAAGGGGGAGAAGTAAAGCTCTTATATGAGCTTGAAATGTGTGGATACAATGCGAGTTCAAATGAATTATATATAAAAATTCAAAAAAGCAATTAA
- the murI gene encoding glutamate racemase, which yields MDNRPIGVFDSGIGGLTVLKELIRGLPNENIVYFGDTARVPYGTRSRDIIIKYTFQSIRFLLSKNIKALVIACNTASAIAMPEVKRHFLLPVIGVIGPGAAAAVSANRNGRIGVIGTPATIESGAYKDAIEKVDGSKEIISNSCPLFVPLVEEGWSETEVASIVAREYLKPVLSKNVDTLVMGCTHYPLLKKVVGDIAGNKVTLIDPACETAKEFIKLLKGYNLAREDKGSPVYRYYVSDDPEKFVKVGARFLERKIDNIEKIDIEKY from the coding sequence GTGGATAATAGACCTATAGGAGTGTTTGACTCCGGCATAGGGGGGCTTACAGTGCTAAAGGAGTTGATACGGGGTCTTCCAAATGAGAATATAGTGTATTTTGGGGATACCGCCAGGGTTCCTTATGGTACGAGATCGAGGGACATTATAATAAAATATACTTTTCAATCTATAAGATTTTTGCTTTCAAAAAATATCAAGGCGTTGGTCATAGCCTGCAATACGGCATCCGCAATCGCTATGCCGGAAGTCAAAAGGCACTTTTTGCTGCCTGTTATAGGAGTTATAGGCCCTGGGGCGGCCGCAGCCGTTTCAGCAAATAGAAACGGCAGGATCGGCGTTATAGGTACGCCTGCTACGATAGAGAGCGGAGCATACAAGGATGCCATCGAAAAAGTTGACGGCTCCAAGGAGATAATTTCAAACTCATGTCCCCTGTTTGTGCCTCTTGTCGAGGAAGGCTGGTCCGAAACGGAAGTGGCTTCTATTGTGGCAAGAGAATATTTGAAGCCTGTGCTTTCAAAAAATGTCGATACATTGGTGATGGGGTGTACTCATTATCCCCTTCTTAAAAAGGTTGTAGGCGATATAGCTGGGAATAAGGTTACGCTTATAGATCCTGCCTGCGAGACCGCAAAAGAATTTATAAAGCTTTTGAAGGGATACAATCTTGCAAGAGAGGATAAAGGTTCACCTGTATACAGATATTATGTAAGTGATGATCCTGAAAAGTTTGTGAAGGTCGGTGCACGATTTCTTGAAAGAAAAATTGATAATATAGAGAAAATAGATATAGAGAAATATTGA
- a CDS encoding tRNA 4-thiouridine(8) synthase ThiI, whose protein sequence is MVKAIALMSGGLDSTIAAKIIKDQGIDVLGVCFKSAFFGSKNAVRMAKTIDIPLKVIDFTEEHIKMVRNPKHGYGKNMNPCIDCHALMLKKAGELMENVGADFLLTGEVLNERPMSQNLQSLNIVKNESGYASKILRPLCAKNLPPTEMEKQGLVDRERLLDIKGRSRKAQMDLAKKLGINDYPSPAGGCKLTEIEFSRRLKDLFTYEKDFDLKDIEVLKIGRHFRISPLIKLISTRNADEYKLLESLQKEDDLIFDAVKYSGSTVILRGVPDEKGILLAAEIAARYSKGNMMDCVEVRYGLKNDQNFKVIDVKPASDKNIAAFML, encoded by the coding sequence ATGGTAAAGGCTATAGCGCTGATGTCAGGGGGCCTTGACAGCACAATCGCAGCCAAGATTATCAAGGATCAGGGGATAGATGTCCTGGGAGTTTGTTTTAAATCCGCTTTTTTTGGGTCTAAAAATGCCGTAAGGATGGCTAAGACTATAGATATACCTTTAAAAGTAATAGATTTTACAGAAGAGCATATCAAAATGGTAAGGAATCCTAAGCATGGGTATGGCAAAAACATGAACCCATGCATCGACTGCCATGCCCTTATGCTGAAAAAGGCAGGGGAGCTCATGGAAAATGTCGGCGCGGATTTTTTATTGACAGGTGAGGTGCTGAATGAGAGGCCGATGTCACAAAATCTGCAGTCTCTTAATATTGTAAAGAATGAATCAGGTTACGCATCTAAAATACTGCGTCCGTTATGTGCAAAAAACCTGCCTCCTACCGAAATGGAAAAACAGGGGCTGGTCGACAGAGAAAGGCTGCTTGACATAAAAGGCAGATCAAGGAAGGCGCAGATGGATCTTGCAAAAAAGCTTGGCATTAACGATTATCCATCACCGGCTGGTGGATGCAAGCTAACTGAGATAGAATTTTCAAGAAGGCTGAAAGACCTATTCACTTATGAAAAGGATTTTGATTTAAAGGATATAGAGGTGCTAAAAATAGGCAGACATTTCAGGATATCCCCTCTTATTAAATTGATATCCACAAGAAATGCAGATGAATATAAGTTGCTGGAAAGTCTTCAAAAAGAGGACGACCTTATATTCGATGCTGTAAAATACAGCGGTTCAACTGTAATATTAAGAGGAGTGCCAGATGAAAAAGGTATTTTGCTGGCTGCGGAAATTGCAGCAAGGTACAGCAAGGGAAACATGATGGATTGTGTGGAAGTAAGATATGGATTAAAAAACGATCAAAATTTTAAAGTTATAGACGTAAAACCTGCTTCAGATAAAAATATTGCAGCGTTTATGTTATGA
- a CDS encoding D-alanine--D-alanine ligase family protein codes for MPKLNVAVMFGGRSVEHEVSIITGLQVMDNIDRSKYNVVPVYVSKDGDWYTGEELLNIKNYKDIKRLLSSVKKVFLPPVPSMKCLYFYPFKAGLFKKEAESIKVDVAFPALHGMHGEDGTMQGLFELANIPYVGSAVTGSAVGMDKIIMKDIFKANGIPIVNYTWFLRKDYERDRESVLNKVEGKVKYPMFVKPANLGSSIGISKAKDRAGLVDAIEIAIRYDRKIIVEEGVLDPVEINCSCLGMDDEVLTSVCEMPVSWEEFLSFDDKYMRQGSSKGMKSASRKIPAPIPKEKSEEIKKLSAEVFKALDCSGVSRIDFLMEKSSLKVYVNEINTIPGSFAFYLWEPLGISFKDLTDRLIQYSLKRYDEMNENIYTYDTKLLEKASLGGVKGSK; via the coding sequence ATGCCTAAACTAAATGTTGCCGTTATGTTTGGCGGACGTTCTGTAGAACATGAGGTATCAATTATTACAGGACTTCAGGTGATGGACAATATAGACAGGTCAAAATATAATGTGGTGCCTGTTTATGTGAGCAAAGATGGAGATTGGTATACAGGTGAAGAGCTTTTAAATATTAAGAATTATAAAGATATCAAAAGACTATTAAGCAGTGTAAAAAAGGTGTTCCTGCCGCCTGTGCCATCCATGAAATGTCTGTACTTTTATCCGTTTAAAGCGGGGCTTTTCAAAAAGGAAGCTGAATCGATCAAGGTGGATGTTGCCTTTCCTGCACTTCATGGCATGCACGGCGAAGATGGGACAATGCAAGGACTCTTCGAGCTTGCGAATATTCCCTATGTAGGTAGTGCGGTTACAGGCTCGGCAGTCGGAATGGATAAGATTATAATGAAGGATATATTTAAGGCAAATGGAATTCCTATTGTGAATTATACGTGGTTCTTAAGAAAAGATTATGAAAGGGACAGGGAGTCTGTTTTAAACAAAGTGGAGGGCAAAGTCAAATATCCCATGTTCGTAAAACCTGCCAATCTTGGCTCAAGTATAGGGATAAGCAAGGCAAAGGACAGGGCGGGTCTTGTGGATGCGATAGAGATTGCCATAAGATATGACAGAAAGATTATCGTGGAGGAAGGAGTTTTGGATCCTGTCGAGATAAACTGTTCGTGTCTTGGGATGGATGACGAAGTTTTAACTTCCGTATGCGAGATGCCCGTATCATGGGAGGAATTTTTAAGCTTTGATGATAAATACATGCGCCAGGGAAGTTCCAAGGGAATGAAAAGCGCTTCAAGGAAAATACCGGCACCTATTCCAAAAGAGAAATCTGAAGAGATAAAAAAATTATCTGCCGAGGTTTTTAAGGCGCTGGATTGTTCAGGTGTATCGAGAATAGATTTTCTTATGGAAAAATCTTCGCTGAAAGTTTATGTAAATGAAATCAATACCATACCCGGATCATTTGCTTTTTATCTGTGGGAACCTCTTGGCATAAGCTTTAAAGATCTTACAGACAGGCTTATACAGTATTCGCTGAAGAGATATGATGAAATGAATGAGAATATTTATACCTACGATACCAAGCTTTTGGAAAAGGCAAGTTTGGGTGGAGTAAAGGGAAGCAAATAG
- the murF gene encoding UDP-N-acetylmuramoyl-tripeptide--D-alanyl-D-alanine ligase: MTVILYILSASIFAWAVYLLSIRQLHMAQLEGYKPTQYLRWITNNICSLFLKELIVLAVAGLFLALYYVTKNEVLLGYSAFIVWAFVNVYMIYKNMSVKRKAKKPLRFTPRAIRLFITNLLLLLLWTGAACFLAKNIIFFILYLSLIKFLHPLNMALSTFLIYPFEMLVHYRYYRIAQLKIAGMKNLKVIGITGSYGKTSTKYFLKTILSEKYNTLMTPESYNTPMGITRVIREQLKDNHEVFVCEMGARNVGDIKTLCKLVNPTVGILTSIGPQHLETFKSLANIVKTKYELIQALPYYGTAIFNGDNSYCLNLARKTGIETLIYSIKGGDSDIFLTAEGIKISKEGLRFKVKSQDGIEFECQTRLLGKHNVSNLLAAICAALKLGLTPDEIKRGISKIEPVPHRLEILKTNNGVTVIDDAFNSNPVGSREALEAIKEFTDGSRIVVTPGMVELGSIEYEENKKFGKVMSKCCDLAILVGIKRSKPIIEGLKMGNFPEDKIIVVPDLNEAQKKIGQIVKVNDVVLFENDLPDNYNEK; the protein is encoded by the coding sequence ATGACTGTAATATTATATATTTTATCCGCTTCAATATTCGCTTGGGCTGTATACCTTCTGAGTATCAGGCAGCTGCATATGGCACAGCTTGAAGGATACAAACCTACCCAGTATTTACGGTGGATAACCAACAATATATGTTCTTTGTTTTTAAAGGAGCTTATTGTGCTTGCTGTTGCCGGACTTTTTCTGGCTTTGTATTATGTAACCAAGAACGAAGTTTTATTGGGCTACAGCGCTTTTATCGTATGGGCTTTTGTAAACGTCTATATGATTTATAAAAACATGTCCGTTAAAAGAAAGGCTAAAAAACCTTTAAGGTTCACACCCAGAGCCATAAGGCTTTTTATAACTAACCTGCTGCTTTTATTGTTATGGACGGGTGCGGCTTGCTTTTTAGCCAAGAATATAATATTTTTTATACTGTATCTGTCTTTAATAAAATTTCTTCATCCTTTGAATATGGCTCTATCGACTTTTTTAATATACCCATTTGAAATGCTGGTGCATTATAGATATTACAGGATAGCCCAGCTTAAAATCGCAGGAATGAAAAACCTAAAGGTTATAGGTATTACCGGAAGTTATGGGAAGACAAGTACGAAGTATTTTTTGAAGACAATACTGTCTGAAAAATACAATACGCTTATGACTCCGGAAAGTTACAATACTCCGATGGGTATAACAAGGGTAATAAGAGAACAGTTGAAAGATAATCATGAAGTATTTGTCTGTGAGATGGGCGCAAGGAATGTTGGAGATATAAAAACGCTATGTAAATTGGTAAATCCTACTGTCGGCATTTTAACATCCATAGGGCCGCAGCATCTTGAAACATTTAAATCTCTTGCAAATATCGTTAAGACAAAGTACGAACTTATACAGGCCTTGCCTTATTATGGAACGGCCATATTTAACGGAGATAATTCATACTGCTTGAACCTTGCGAGGAAAACAGGCATTGAAACGCTTATATACAGCATAAAAGGCGGCGACAGCGATATATTTTTAACTGCCGAGGGTATAAAAATTTCAAAGGAAGGATTGAGATTCAAGGTTAAGAGCCAGGATGGAATAGAGTTTGAATGTCAGACGAGGCTTCTGGGGAAGCATAATGTAAGCAACTTGCTGGCAGCAATTTGTGCAGCCCTCAAACTCGGTCTTACACCAGATGAGATAAAGAGGGGAATATCGAAAATAGAACCTGTCCCTCACAGATTGGAAATACTCAAGACAAATAACGGTGTTACTGTAATAGACGATGCATTCAATTCAAATCCTGTTGGTTCAAGAGAAGCGCTGGAAGCTATAAAGGAATTTACCGACGGCAGCAGGATAGTCGTGACGCCGGGCATGGTGGAGCTTGGCTCCATTGAATATGAGGAAAATAAAAAGTTTGGCAAGGTAATGTCTAAGTGTTGTGATCTTGCTATACTTGTTGGAATAAAAAGATCGAAACCCATCATAGAAGGGCTCAAAATGGGGAATTTCCCGGAAGATAAGATAATAGTCGTGCCTGATTTGAATGAGGCTCAAAAGAAGATAGGGCAGATAGTAAAGGTAAATGATGTTGTTTTATTTGAAAATGATCTTCCGGATAATTATAATGAAAAGTAA
- a CDS encoding alpha/beta hydrolase, which produces MYLKIDNMDIYYKEAGHGQNVVLLHGWGGRADSFLPVFNYLSQKFKVYALDFPGFGQSTLPDRPWGVDDYTRMLVRFFEELKIEKANIIGHSFGGRVSIMFAALYPQKVDKVVLVDSAGILPKRTIKYYFRVYRFKIMKKLYIMFTPERDKNAKLEKFYKKYGSKDYRESANLRGTFVKVVNQDLKGYLKNIKAPVLLIWGENDKDTPLNNAKIMEREIPDAGLVVFKGAGHFSYLDKINDFNIIVSKYFEGNE; this is translated from the coding sequence ATGTATTTAAAAATAGATAATATGGATATATATTATAAAGAGGCTGGCCATGGTCAGAATGTTGTGCTTCTTCATGGCTGGGGGGGCAGAGCGGATAGTTTTTTGCCTGTTTTTAACTATCTGTCGCAAAAGTTCAAAGTTTACGCTCTGGATTTTCCAGGGTTTGGACAATCGACATTGCCAGACAGACCGTGGGGTGTGGACGATTATACCAGAATGCTCGTTAGATTTTTTGAGGAACTTAAAATCGAAAAAGCAAATATCATAGGGCACTCCTTTGGAGGAAGGGTATCCATAATGTTTGCGGCACTGTATCCGCAAAAAGTGGATAAGGTGGTCCTGGTGGACAGTGCGGGAATACTTCCGAAGAGGACTATAAAATATTATTTTAGGGTTTATAGATTTAAGATTATGAAAAAGTTATATATTATGTTTACGCCTGAAAGAGATAAAAATGCCAAATTAGAAAAATTTTATAAAAAGTATGGTTCAAAAGATTATAGAGAATCGGCGAATCTGCGAGGAACCTTTGTAAAAGTGGTAAACCAGGATTTAAAAGGGTATCTTAAGAATATCAAAGCCCCTGTTCTTCTGATATGGGGTGAAAACGATAAGGATACACCGCTTAATAACGCAAAGATAATGGAAAGGGAAATACCTGATGCAGGGCTTGTAGTATTCAAAGGAGCCGGACATTTTTCATATCTGGATAAGATAAATGATTTCAATATAATTGTTTCCAAATATTTTGAAGGGAATGAATAG
- a CDS encoding DUF2264 domain-containing protein, with product MDNRKYWLDMMIKIIDPVLENMSRRNLKARMPVEMKVDGREKYTYLEALGRTLTGIAPWLESDLCEGEEEELRSKYAQLAREAIDAATDPSSSDFCTFDGNERVFSQYLVDTGFLSNAIVRAPRELWEKLEGRVKDNLVRALKSTRKIRPPYCNWLLFSAMVETALYIMTGECDEVRIDYAIKEHEQWYKGDGVYGDGPKFVWNYYNSYVIQPMLVDIILIKANMYKEMNFPDELKKKILNRARRYSAVLERLISPDGTFPPLGRSITYRCGAFQLLAQMALKRELPDGLLPAQVRCALQAVIKKCFEAPGTFDENGWLKIGLYGRQPGLGEGYISTGSLYLCSTVFLPLGLSYKDEFWTDEDEKWTQQKIWSGEDIASDHAES from the coding sequence ATGGACAATAGGAAATACTGGCTAGATATGATGATAAAAATTATTGATCCTGTACTTGAGAATATGTCAAGGAGGAATCTTAAGGCTCGGATGCCCGTCGAGATGAAGGTAGATGGCAGAGAAAAATATACATATCTCGAGGCATTGGGACGCACATTGACAGGAATTGCACCCTGGCTTGAATCGGATCTATGCGAGGGGGAAGAGGAAGAGTTAAGGTCAAAATATGCCCAACTTGCGAGAGAAGCTATCGATGCGGCAACGGATCCATCTTCATCCGACTTTTGCACCTTTGACGGGAACGAAAGGGTATTTTCACAATATTTAGTTGATACCGGGTTCCTTTCAAATGCTATTGTAAGGGCTCCCCGGGAACTGTGGGAAAAACTTGAAGGTAGGGTTAAGGACAATCTTGTGCGGGCTCTTAAATCGACACGGAAAATACGTCCGCCTTACTGCAACTGGCTGCTTTTTTCAGCGATGGTCGAAACTGCCCTTTATATAATGACAGGCGAATGTGATGAGGTCAGGATAGATTATGCAATAAAAGAGCATGAGCAATGGTATAAGGGCGATGGAGTATATGGCGATGGGCCGAAATTCGTCTGGAATTATTATAATAGTTATGTCATACAGCCGATGCTTGTGGATATTATTCTGATAAAAGCGAATATGTACAAAGAGATGAATTTTCCAGATGAATTAAAGAAAAAAATTCTAAACAGGGCAAGAAGATACTCTGCTGTACTGGAAAGGCTGATTTCCCCAGATGGTACTTTTCCACCTCTAGGAAGATCGATTACATACAGGTGCGGTGCTTTTCAGCTTCTTGCGCAAATGGCATTAAAAAGGGAATTGCCTGATGGATTGCTGCCTGCGCAGGTCAGATGTGCACTGCAGGCAGTTATAAAAAAGTGTTTTGAAGCGCCTGGCACGTTTGATGAAAATGGCTGGCTTAAAATAGGGTTGTATGGGAGACAGCCCGGATTGGGAGAGGGATATATCTCAACAGGAAGCCTTTATTTATGCTCAACAGTGTTCCTCCCGCTGGGCCTTTCTTATAAAGATGAATTCTGGACAGATGAGGATGAAAAATGGACCCAGCAGAAAATATGGAGCGGGGAAGACATAGCCTCCGATCATGCTGAATCTTGA